A genome region from Microbacterium sp. CGR2 includes the following:
- a CDS encoding MFS transporter, protein MTTPTPTQNVQTVLDDVGLTRRHWLYFALIFLMLLTDGMDVTIVSHVFPSLIAEWGVTVGGGITIVVTGSFLTMGIGALIAGRLSDRFGRRSMLVASALLLSVATFLGATAADFTAFTAWRILASLGMGAVMPLAITLLADLVPARRRSALIAAAYVGVGLGTTAGAALAGLIIPTGGWRTLMAIAGVAPFVITIALALIVPESPAYYIARGALAKARRVLARVAPGVDTAAIGAISASPITSKRGALRIILTWPFRATTLLLWLFGFFSLGTQLLLVQYMPTLLQQPVPGLTTVESSTIVASYGLASTLSALVLSALLARFPRYATIGSALAASAVVALIVGLQTDADFGTLLPLLTVAGFFLPMAFGPTRNVLAAPTYPASVRGTGVGSTEFAARVGSAAEGAAGGILIGAGLGLSGLFLVALVPIAILGMSLVALTRTTRHLGADGRGGDPEFSEQPPASDAGQTRRTVRAIPR, encoded by the coding sequence ATGACGACACCCACCCCGACCCAGAACGTGCAGACGGTCCTTGACGACGTCGGCCTCACCCGGCGCCATTGGTTGTACTTCGCACTGATCTTCCTGATGCTCCTCACCGACGGCATGGACGTCACGATCGTCAGCCACGTCTTTCCCTCGCTGATCGCGGAATGGGGCGTCACCGTAGGCGGCGGCATCACGATCGTCGTGACCGGCAGCTTCCTCACGATGGGCATAGGTGCCCTCATCGCCGGCCGGCTCTCAGACCGTTTCGGGCGGCGCTCGATGCTCGTAGCCAGCGCGCTGCTGTTATCCGTCGCGACGTTCCTCGGCGCGACGGCCGCAGATTTCACAGCTTTCACCGCGTGGCGCATCCTCGCCTCCCTGGGGATGGGTGCCGTGATGCCGCTGGCCATCACTCTGCTCGCCGACCTCGTGCCAGCGCGACGTCGCTCTGCGCTGATCGCGGCCGCCTACGTCGGCGTGGGTCTCGGCACTACTGCGGGGGCAGCGCTCGCCGGCCTGATCATCCCGACCGGCGGATGGCGCACCCTCATGGCCATCGCCGGCGTGGCGCCCTTCGTGATCACGATCGCACTCGCGCTGATCGTGCCCGAATCCCCCGCCTACTACATCGCCCGTGGCGCATTGGCGAAGGCCCGCCGCGTTCTGGCGCGCGTCGCACCGGGCGTCGATACGGCCGCGATCGGTGCCATCTCCGCGTCGCCGATCACTTCGAAGCGCGGTGCGCTGCGCATCATCCTCACGTGGCCCTTCCGGGCGACAACGCTGCTGCTGTGGCTTTTCGGGTTCTTCTCGCTCGGCACCCAGCTCCTGCTCGTCCAGTACATGCCGACTCTGCTTCAGCAACCGGTCCCCGGCTTGACGACGGTCGAGTCGAGCACTATCGTCGCCTCGTACGGCCTTGCGAGCACCCTCAGTGCCCTCGTGCTGAGCGCTCTGCTCGCGCGCTTTCCTCGCTACGCGACGATCGGCTCTGCCCTCGCCGCGTCGGCAGTCGTCGCGCTCATCGTGGGCCTGCAGACGGACGCCGATTTCGGGACGCTGCTGCCGTTGCTCACGGTGGCGGGCTTCTTCCTCCCGATGGCGTTCGGCCCGACGCGCAACGTCCTGGCCGCGCCGACGTACCCTGCGAGCGTCCGCGGCACCGGCGTGGGCAGCACGGAGTTCGCCGCCCGCGTAGGGTCCGCCGCCGAGGGAGCGGCAGGCGGCATCCTCATCGGCGCGGGTCTCGGCCTGTCCGGGCTGTTCCTGGTGGCACTCGTGCCGATCGCAATACTCGGGATGTCGCTGGTCGCGCTCACACGCACAACACGACACCTGGGTGCCGACGGCCGCGGGGGCGACCCGGAGTTCTCCGAGCAGCCGCCTGCCTCTGATGCCGGTCAGACGCGACGCACCGTGCGAGCCATCCCGCGGTAG
- a CDS encoding acetoacetate--CoA ligase: MIVDPAASHGEIIWRPDASAAGETQERRFAEFARARGADVGEDYAALWRWSVDDADAFWSSVVDFAGVDLGGEPGAVRIGGTMPGVRWFPGRTLNFAQHLLDGRDGTALLAVAEDGATEEVSFADLRGRVGALATHLRALGIGQGDRVVAVLPNVPAAVVGLLATASIGAVWSVCSPEFGPGAIVSRFRQLEPKALIASPGYRLAGADRDRRRELAQVIEQLPTLEQVLWVTGHADVPPPATALIARNWDDIVSTPQHPEFVDVEFSHPLWVLFSSGTTGIPKGIVHGHGGALLEQLQMLMFGGDVRPGDRFLAVASTSWVVWNSLVSVIGLGAVAVLLDGNPAYPTVDRVWELAAQTRATVLGVGAGFVHACVKAALDPARDHDLSSLREVQVTGSPLSADGFRWIYGHVGDVWLVSMSGGTDIAGCFVGGASTEPVRVGYIQAPALGVCIESWDESGHVTAGKGELVVTQPIPSMPLYFWGDDHRDRYRASYFDTYPGVWRHGDFIEISDRGIRILGRSDSTLNRNGIRLGPADIYAVVEALPEVGEAMVIGAEIGDDQYFMPLFVRIADGVDESEAKTAIITAIRAHLSARYLPDEIVVMRGIPHTRTGKKLEVPIKRLFQGARLSDVVDLGSVDDPELMAEYAEFADARDVGVPRR, from the coding sequence ATGATCGTCGACCCCGCTGCGTCCCACGGCGAGATCATCTGGCGTCCCGACGCCTCCGCGGCGGGGGAGACGCAAGAGCGGCGGTTCGCCGAGTTCGCGCGAGCCAGGGGCGCTGACGTCGGCGAGGACTACGCCGCCCTGTGGAGGTGGAGCGTCGACGACGCGGACGCGTTCTGGTCGAGCGTCGTCGACTTCGCCGGCGTCGATCTGGGCGGTGAGCCCGGCGCCGTCCGCATCGGAGGGACCATGCCCGGGGTGCGCTGGTTCCCCGGGCGGACGCTGAACTTCGCGCAGCACCTGCTCGACGGCCGCGATGGCACAGCGCTGCTCGCGGTCGCGGAGGACGGTGCGACCGAGGAGGTCTCGTTCGCCGATCTGCGTGGCCGGGTCGGTGCTCTCGCCACGCATCTGCGCGCGCTGGGAATCGGGCAAGGTGACCGTGTCGTGGCCGTTCTTCCCAATGTCCCGGCGGCGGTCGTCGGGCTGCTGGCGACGGCGTCGATCGGCGCAGTATGGTCGGTGTGCTCACCCGAGTTCGGCCCGGGCGCGATCGTGTCGCGGTTTCGGCAGCTCGAACCGAAGGCGCTGATCGCGAGCCCCGGATACCGTCTCGCCGGTGCTGACCGCGACCGGCGCAGGGAGTTGGCGCAGGTGATCGAGCAGTTGCCCACTCTCGAGCAGGTGCTGTGGGTGACCGGGCATGCCGACGTTCCGCCACCGGCGACAGCGTTGATCGCGCGGAACTGGGACGACATCGTGTCCACGCCTCAGCATCCTGAGTTCGTCGATGTCGAGTTCAGCCATCCGCTCTGGGTACTGTTCTCTTCGGGAACCACCGGCATCCCGAAAGGCATCGTGCATGGTCACGGGGGAGCGCTGCTGGAACAACTGCAGATGCTGATGTTCGGTGGCGACGTGCGACCGGGCGATCGTTTCCTCGCGGTGGCATCCACGAGCTGGGTGGTGTGGAACTCGCTCGTGAGCGTCATCGGTCTGGGCGCTGTGGCGGTGCTGCTCGACGGCAATCCGGCCTATCCGACGGTCGATCGGGTGTGGGAACTGGCTGCGCAGACGAGAGCCACCGTGCTCGGCGTCGGTGCGGGATTCGTGCATGCGTGCGTGAAGGCGGCACTCGACCCCGCCCGCGACCACGACCTCTCGTCCTTGCGGGAAGTGCAGGTGACCGGCTCGCCCCTGTCGGCGGATGGCTTCCGTTGGATCTACGGCCACGTGGGAGACGTCTGGCTCGTCTCCATGAGCGGCGGAACCGACATCGCCGGATGCTTCGTCGGTGGTGCATCGACTGAGCCGGTACGGGTCGGGTATATCCAGGCGCCTGCGCTGGGCGTATGCATCGAATCATGGGACGAGAGCGGTCACGTCACCGCGGGAAAAGGCGAGCTGGTCGTCACGCAGCCGATCCCGTCGATGCCGTTGTATTTCTGGGGCGACGACCACAGAGACCGCTACCGTGCGAGCTACTTCGACACCTATCCGGGCGTGTGGCGGCATGGTGACTTCATCGAAATCTCGGATCGTGGCATTCGTATCCTCGGCCGCTCCGACTCCACACTCAACCGCAACGGCATCCGTTTAGGTCCGGCGGACATCTACGCCGTGGTCGAGGCTCTGCCCGAGGTCGGCGAGGCCATGGTCATCGGTGCCGAGATCGGTGACGATCAGTACTTCATGCCCTTGTTCGTGCGGATCGCCGACGGCGTGGACGAGTCAGAGGCGAAGACGGCGATCATCACGGCGATCCGTGCACATCTGTCTGCCCGATACCTCCCCGATGAGATCGTCGTGATGCGCGGGATTCCCCACACGCGTACGGGCAAGAAGCTCGAGGTGCCGATCAAGCGGCTGTTCCAGGGAGCCCGGCTTTCAGACGTGGTTGACCTGGGGTCCGTCGACGACCCCGAACTCATGGCGGAGTATGCGGAGTTCGCGGACGCCCGCGACGTCGGGGTCCCACGACGGTGA
- a CDS encoding ABC transporter substrate-binding protein, translating into MTLRMSYFVPPIPLVTAREEALFDAVDLVEIRTTGSPAQLEGLLTGDLDVVVTAIDNLFEWTRTGADVRLVGQVEATTPLSIHARPDITDLVGLAGRRFAVDAFSNGFALVARHALRTVAVDVEWVEVGGVSERLDALLSGDVAATLLGPPFDAKARAAGMSELLSIQEWFPTFPGQGLVVRSELIGDPELGRLLAAMREGGLLPVDAHGLDLLTGIRDDLGLLPAGPSLHALMHS; encoded by the coding sequence ATGACCCTCCGCATGTCGTACTTCGTGCCGCCCATCCCCCTGGTCACGGCCAGGGAGGAGGCCCTCTTCGACGCGGTCGATCTCGTCGAGATCCGCACGACCGGAAGCCCCGCGCAATTGGAGGGCCTGTTGACAGGCGACCTCGATGTGGTCGTCACAGCGATCGACAACCTCTTCGAATGGACGCGCACCGGCGCCGACGTCCGACTCGTGGGCCAAGTGGAAGCGACCACGCCATTGTCCATTCACGCGAGACCGGACATCACTGACCTCGTCGGGCTCGCCGGGCGCCGGTTCGCGGTGGACGCCTTCTCGAACGGTTTCGCGCTGGTCGCCCGCCACGCCCTCCGAACGGTCGCAGTGGACGTCGAATGGGTCGAAGTGGGCGGGGTCTCAGAACGCCTCGACGCCCTGCTCAGCGGTGATGTCGCGGCAACTCTGCTCGGACCGCCTTTCGATGCGAAGGCCCGCGCCGCGGGGATGAGCGAGCTGCTCAGCATCCAGGAGTGGTTCCCCACGTTCCCCGGGCAGGGCCTTGTCGTGCGCTCGGAATTGATCGGCGACCCCGAGCTGGGGCGGCTACTTGCTGCAATGCGAGAGGGCGGGCTGCTGCCGGTCGATGCGCACGGTCTCGACCTGCTCACCGGCATCCGCGACGATCTCGGACTACTTCCGGCCGGTCCGAGCCTCCACGCGCTCATGCACTCCTGA
- a CDS encoding TetR/AcrR family transcriptional regulator yields MAVRSEQSRQAILQATMRLLDEREPDAVSIRDLSIERIARESGVSKTTIYRWWPNKAAVVIDTFLENHILATRVHEALPAVDALREHVLSLASVYAGHEGRLMAQLLAECQYDQATLDEFKKHFWGPRRDVVNRLFDRAIAEGSIRGDRPVDELAERFYAPIYFRLLLQEGGFDRDAISMAFDLALEGIASR; encoded by the coding sequence ATGGCAGTGCGGAGCGAGCAAAGCCGGCAGGCGATCCTGCAGGCCACGATGCGGTTGCTGGATGAGCGCGAACCGGATGCGGTCTCGATCAGGGATCTCTCCATCGAGCGCATCGCTCGGGAATCCGGAGTGAGCAAGACGACGATCTACCGGTGGTGGCCGAACAAGGCCGCGGTGGTGATCGACACTTTCCTCGAGAATCACATCCTCGCCACGCGGGTGCACGAAGCCCTCCCGGCCGTCGACGCGTTGAGGGAGCATGTGCTGTCCCTCGCTTCGGTGTACGCGGGGCATGAGGGGCGTCTGATGGCCCAGCTGCTCGCTGAGTGTCAATATGACCAGGCGACGCTGGACGAGTTCAAGAAGCACTTCTGGGGCCCTCGGAGAGATGTCGTGAACCGGCTTTTCGACCGGGCGATCGCCGAGGGGTCGATCCGAGGTGACCGACCGGTGGATGAACTGGCCGAGCGGTTCTATGCGCCGATCTACTTCCGGTTGCTGCTCCAGGAAGGTGGCTTCGACCGGGATGCCATATCGATGGCGTTCGACCTCGCCCTCGAGGGTATTGCTTCTCGCTGA
- a CDS encoding LysR family transcriptional regulator, producing MLGRSLDYNLLPPLQALLEERSVTKAAERMRVSQPTMSTTLARLRAHFDDALLVRRGASHELTPLAIRLLAMLPAALGEAERIFQVQAEFEATSSSRSFVIAAVDHAVSRIGPPLTRILRVEAPHVQIEFTTADSSLVNAAPESLRMIDGLILPHGYLSDQPHIDLMSDEWVCVIDADSSLGDAPSVEELLARPWVHTLASKNGMTPARRQLQIKGMDVSVAAVTPYFQTVPSLVRGTDRVALLPETLARRAAAGFGEVRVVANPFALDPVRDAFWWHPERTHDTAHIWLRDVLRRVADSIIGNPDESYS from the coding sequence ATGCTCGGACGCTCGCTCGACTACAACCTGCTTCCGCCGCTGCAGGCACTGCTCGAAGAGCGCAGTGTGACGAAGGCGGCCGAGCGCATGCGTGTGTCCCAGCCCACCATGTCCACCACCCTCGCGCGCTTGCGCGCGCACTTCGACGATGCGCTGCTCGTTCGGAGGGGGGCCTCGCACGAACTGACGCCCCTCGCGATCCGACTTCTCGCGATGCTGCCGGCGGCGCTGGGAGAAGCCGAGCGCATCTTCCAGGTTCAGGCCGAATTTGAGGCGACGTCGAGTTCGCGATCGTTCGTCATTGCCGCGGTCGATCACGCAGTCTCACGGATCGGGCCTCCACTCACGCGCATTCTTCGCGTCGAAGCTCCGCACGTGCAGATCGAGTTCACCACCGCAGACTCGTCGCTGGTGAATGCCGCGCCTGAGTCGTTGCGGATGATCGACGGACTCATCCTTCCGCATGGATATCTGTCGGATCAACCGCACATCGACCTCATGAGCGATGAATGGGTGTGCGTGATCGACGCGGACTCGTCGCTCGGCGACGCCCCCTCCGTCGAGGAGCTGCTGGCCCGGCCGTGGGTGCACACGCTCGCGTCGAAGAATGGGATGACCCCGGCGAGGCGACAGCTGCAGATCAAGGGGATGGACGTCAGCGTCGCCGCGGTCACGCCATACTTCCAGACCGTGCCCTCGCTGGTGCGTGGCACCGATCGCGTCGCGCTGTTGCCAGAGACCCTCGCGCGACGCGCGGCGGCAGGGTTCGGGGAAGTGCGGGTCGTCGCGAATCCTTTTGCTCTGGATCCTGTGCGGGACGCGTTCTGGTGGCACCCAGAGCGGACGCATGACACCGCGCACATCTGGCTCCGCGACGTTCTGCGCCGCGTTGCCGATTCGATCATTGGGAATCCCGATGAAAGCTATAGCTAG
- a CDS encoding IclR family transcriptional regulator, with protein MAPGPGTQTLARGLTALALIGEAERPLTALDVAEMLGIHRSMAYRLVRTLEVEGFVTRAQDGRLAIGARVVALARNVAGDLRSASAPELTRLANDLGMTSFVVTYDGTEAVTLASAEPQRVDAPVGQRPGSRHPIARGAPGRIIRSQLDPIAFPPTEYETSHDEIFVGLSSIAVPLRTPGAPASLALIYLTHEIEAAPLVAALQAAASRIELALQ; from the coding sequence ATGGCGCCTGGACCGGGGACGCAGACACTCGCCCGCGGGCTCACCGCACTCGCGCTCATCGGAGAGGCGGAGCGACCACTCACTGCCCTCGATGTCGCCGAGATGCTCGGCATTCATCGTTCGATGGCCTACCGGCTCGTGCGCACCCTCGAGGTCGAGGGATTCGTCACGCGTGCTCAGGACGGCAGGCTTGCCATCGGGGCACGAGTCGTCGCGCTGGCCCGCAACGTCGCCGGTGACCTGCGCTCCGCTTCTGCCCCGGAACTGACCCGCCTCGCCAACGACCTGGGCATGACGTCCTTCGTGGTGACCTACGACGGTACCGAGGCCGTGACTCTCGCGAGCGCCGAGCCGCAACGGGTGGATGCACCGGTGGGCCAGCGTCCCGGAAGTCGGCACCCCATCGCGCGAGGGGCTCCCGGTCGCATCATCCGCTCCCAGCTCGACCCGATCGCCTTTCCCCCGACGGAGTATGAAACGAGCCACGACGAGATCTTCGTGGGGCTCTCGTCGATCGCGGTTCCGCTCAGGACGCCTGGCGCTCCCGCGTCGCTCGCCCTGATCTATCTAACGCACGAGATCGAGGCCGCCCCTCTTGTCGCTGCGCTGCAGGCTGCAGCATCCCGGATCGAGCTCGCCCTGCAGTGA
- a CDS encoding cupin domain-containing protein → MTTSKRPPVRRVVTGHDDSGRAIILFDDADAPNTFVSEVIPGFGASVAWFTPAGAVDHASDEDSAPAGRHFDFPLVGETIVRIADFPPDAVYPNNPGEAVFEEIRGQKEQQAANEHGAAKHFWFHRTESIDYAVVLEGEITLLVDDGEAVLRAGDVAVQRATAHAWSNRTDKPARMLFVLVGTDPIDPSTIASLRSAVNTRESA, encoded by the coding sequence GTGACGACATCCAAGCGGCCGCCCGTACGCCGCGTCGTCACGGGGCACGACGACAGCGGGCGCGCGATCATCCTGTTCGACGACGCGGACGCGCCGAACACCTTCGTTTCGGAGGTCATCCCGGGGTTCGGGGCGAGCGTCGCGTGGTTCACGCCTGCGGGAGCCGTCGACCATGCCAGCGACGAGGACAGTGCGCCGGCCGGTCGCCACTTCGATTTCCCGCTCGTCGGTGAGACGATCGTTCGCATCGCCGACTTTCCCCCCGACGCGGTGTATCCGAATAATCCAGGCGAAGCGGTGTTCGAGGAGATCCGCGGCCAGAAGGAGCAGCAGGCCGCCAACGAACACGGCGCAGCGAAGCACTTCTGGTTCCACCGCACCGAGTCGATCGACTACGCCGTGGTGCTCGAGGGCGAGATCACGCTTCTCGTCGACGATGGCGAGGCTGTCCTCCGGGCCGGAGACGTCGCTGTCCAGCGTGCGACCGCGCATGCCTGGTCGAACCGCACCGACAAGCCCGCACGCATGCTGTTCGTGCTCGTCGGGACCGATCCGATCGATCCGTCGACCATCGCTTCTCTGCGGTCGGCCGTGAACACCCGCGAGTCGGCATGA
- a CDS encoding acetyl-CoA C-acyltransferase: MTAHLEPRDAVIVAYRRTPFGRARKGSLAGERPEDLALAAIRGALSGVPEVDPRTFDDFYLGTAMPEGAQGDNVARRIAVYAGWDTLPGATVNRFCASSVQALAGAARAIRAGDADSILVGGMESTSRTPPVSVDLYPGSENQAARADALVASPDLWTDPRERGSRPDVYISMGKTAEFVAALTGTTRRDQDEWAQRSQTRAIDAADAGWFDGEIVPYTRVDGTVVSADDGPRRGSSLGALAALPPAFTGHGTVTAGNASPLNDGASAAVVMSAARARELGLTPLARVLGAGASALSPEIMGLGPIGATRTLLGRLGLTMNDIDLVELNEAFAAQVVPTVRELEMDPDRVNVHGGAIAIGHPFGATGVRLTGTLIRGLQERDGTLGLVTLCVGGGQGMALVVERLS, from the coding sequence GTGACTGCACACCTCGAGCCGCGTGACGCCGTGATCGTCGCCTACCGGCGTACCCCGTTCGGACGCGCCCGTAAAGGCTCCTTGGCCGGCGAAAGACCGGAAGATCTTGCACTTGCTGCAATCCGCGGTGCGCTGTCAGGGGTTCCCGAAGTCGACCCGCGTACCTTCGACGACTTCTATCTGGGCACGGCCATGCCCGAGGGAGCGCAGGGCGACAACGTGGCACGACGAATCGCCGTGTACGCAGGCTGGGACACTCTCCCCGGCGCGACCGTGAACCGCTTCTGCGCGTCGTCGGTGCAGGCATTGGCGGGCGCAGCGCGCGCGATCAGAGCAGGGGATGCAGACAGCATTCTCGTCGGCGGCATGGAGTCGACCTCGCGGACCCCTCCGGTGTCCGTGGACCTGTACCCGGGATCGGAGAACCAGGCCGCGCGCGCTGACGCCCTGGTCGCCTCACCAGATCTGTGGACCGATCCGCGCGAGAGGGGATCTCGGCCCGACGTCTACATCTCGATGGGCAAGACCGCTGAGTTCGTGGCTGCATTGACCGGAACGACGCGGCGAGATCAGGATGAGTGGGCCCAGCGGTCTCAGACGCGTGCGATCGATGCGGCCGATGCGGGGTGGTTCGACGGTGAGATCGTGCCTTACACGCGCGTCGACGGCACGGTCGTCTCTGCCGACGACGGTCCCCGACGCGGCTCGAGTCTCGGCGCGCTCGCCGCTCTGCCCCCGGCTTTCACCGGGCACGGTACCGTTACAGCAGGCAACGCCAGCCCGCTCAACGATGGCGCGTCAGCGGCAGTCGTGATGAGCGCCGCCCGGGCACGCGAGCTCGGGCTCACGCCGCTCGCGCGCGTTCTCGGTGCCGGGGCGAGCGCACTCTCTCCGGAGATCATGGGCCTGGGGCCCATCGGTGCCACTCGCACGCTGCTGGGGCGACTCGGGCTCACCATGAACGACATCGATCTCGTGGAGCTGAACGAGGCGTTCGCCGCACAGGTCGTGCCCACCGTTCGAGAGCTGGAAATGGATCCCGACAGAGTCAATGTGCACGGCGGGGCGATCGCCATCGGACACCCGTTCGGTGCGACAGGGGTGCGACTGACCGGCACGCTTATCCGCGGACTTCAGGAGCGCGACGGCACATTGGGTCTCGTCACGCTGTGTGTCGGCGGCGGTCAGGGCATGGCACTCGTGGTGGAGCGGCTGAGCTGA
- a CDS encoding fumarylacetoacetate hydrolase family protein produces MKLGRITVEGPDGREIRVVAAEPDKGRVVDLKKAYALELQRGGASVDGARHLAHATFRDLTQGISSGDFFLDAATRALGAADDASLPIEEVSWRAAIKPPVIRDSLTFNGHIKNFFGNVMKTTPTRAVYERPGYFKGTTSTIYGHDEVIPYPSFTEQLDYELEIGYVVGKPARNLTPENAWSHVFGITIFNDWSLRDVQKLESPIGMGAQHSKDFAYGIGPWITTIDEIPSVIGLKGQVRVNGEVWSDTKVEDFIWTPEETIAYASQLNGIQPGDLIGSGTMAFGAGVELGRFLQPGDVLELDLERVGTLRNRIAAEKEQPAWWPTPQPFPFEDAQ; encoded by the coding sequence ATGAAACTGGGACGCATCACCGTCGAAGGACCGGATGGACGGGAGATCCGGGTCGTGGCCGCCGAGCCGGACAAGGGCCGCGTGGTCGACCTCAAGAAGGCATACGCCCTCGAACTGCAGCGCGGCGGTGCCTCGGTCGACGGCGCACGCCATTTGGCGCACGCCACGTTCCGCGATCTCACGCAGGGAATCTCCAGCGGCGACTTCTTCCTCGACGCCGCGACACGTGCGCTCGGCGCGGCCGATGACGCTTCACTGCCCATCGAGGAGGTCAGTTGGCGCGCAGCGATCAAGCCGCCGGTGATCCGCGATTCCCTGACGTTTAACGGCCATATCAAGAACTTCTTCGGCAACGTCATGAAGACGACCCCGACCCGTGCCGTCTATGAACGGCCGGGCTACTTCAAGGGGACGACGTCGACGATCTACGGCCATGACGAGGTGATCCCGTACCCCAGTTTCACCGAGCAGCTCGACTACGAACTGGAGATCGGCTACGTCGTCGGCAAGCCCGCGCGCAATCTGACCCCGGAGAACGCCTGGAGCCATGTGTTCGGAATCACCATCTTCAACGACTGGAGCCTGCGTGACGTTCAGAAGCTGGAGTCGCCGATCGGGATGGGTGCCCAGCACTCGAAGGATTTCGCGTACGGCATCGGACCGTGGATCACGACGATCGACGAGATCCCCTCGGTCATCGGCCTCAAGGGCCAGGTGCGGGTGAACGGTGAGGTCTGGTCGGACACGAAGGTCGAGGACTTCATCTGGACGCCGGAGGAGACGATCGCTTATGCCTCGCAACTCAACGGCATCCAACCCGGTGATCTGATCGGTTCCGGCACGATGGCGTTCGGTGCCGGAGTGGAGCTGGGGAGATTCCTGCAGCCGGGTGATGTACTCGAGCTGGATCTGGAGCGAGTGGGGACGCTGCGAAACCGCATCGCCGCGGAGAAGGAGCAGCCTGCGTGGTGGCCGACTCCGCAGCCGTTCCCGTTCGAGGATGCGCAGTGA
- a CDS encoding VOC family protein, producing MVNLLSQLTHIEIHALDLEETARYYEKQIGLRIVDRTDDKVYLRAWGDYYTYSLVLSRGDEPGMVSMAWRTTSDAALREAAERIEAAGYAGRWVEPGAHIGQSYVFTGPYGHTMQLFWDVEKYKAPVPYDSQYPDRPERRSGHGLSPRHLDHVTIAASDVQGFANWYSDTLGFRRMAFAGFNVEGAEVTFFGVLTTNEKSHDLGVLLDSSDTPGRIHHYAWWLETRDELVRAADLLIENGTPIEYGPGIHGIGEQVYLYFREPSGLRIEVNTGGYRNYIPDWEPNRWSPEQGADDFYRNLSLPPSMLEAFPPAEKPTATEQGLVAGTEGAIIQAALHRPEA from the coding sequence ATGGTCAATCTGCTGTCACAGCTCACGCACATCGAGATCCACGCGCTCGATCTCGAGGAAACCGCCCGGTACTACGAGAAGCAGATCGGTCTGCGGATCGTAGATCGCACGGACGACAAGGTCTACCTCCGTGCCTGGGGGGACTACTACACCTACAGCTTGGTACTGTCACGCGGTGATGAGCCGGGCATGGTGTCGATGGCATGGCGCACCACCAGCGACGCGGCGCTACGCGAGGCCGCTGAGCGCATCGAGGCGGCCGGCTACGCCGGGCGATGGGTGGAGCCGGGAGCGCACATCGGCCAGTCCTACGTCTTTACCGGTCCGTACGGACACACGATGCAGCTGTTCTGGGACGTGGAGAAATACAAAGCACCGGTGCCGTACGACTCTCAATACCCCGACCGTCCGGAGCGGCGGAGCGGTCACGGCCTATCCCCGCGTCACCTCGACCACGTGACGATCGCTGCGTCGGACGTACAGGGCTTCGCGAACTGGTACAGCGACACTCTCGGTTTCCGTCGGATGGCGTTCGCGGGCTTCAACGTGGAAGGCGCCGAAGTGACATTCTTCGGCGTCCTCACCACGAACGAGAAATCGCACGACCTGGGCGTCCTCCTGGACAGCTCCGACACGCCTGGCCGCATCCACCACTACGCCTGGTGGCTCGAAACACGCGACGAACTGGTGCGCGCCGCCGACCTGCTGATCGAGAACGGTACGCCTATCGAGTACGGCCCGGGCATTCACGGCATCGGCGAGCAGGTGTACCTCTACTTCCGAGAGCCGAGCGGCCTGCGCATCGAGGTCAACACGGGCGGCTATCGCAACTACATACCCGACTGGGAGCCCAATCGCTGGAGCCCCGAGCAGGGCGCGGACGACTTCTACCGCAACCTGTCGCTGCCGCCGAGCATGCTCGAGGCGTTCCCGCCGGCCGAGAAGCCGACTGCCACCGAGCAGGGACTCGTAGCCGGCACGGAAGGCGCGATCATCCAAGCGGCGCTTCACCGTCCGGAGGCCTGA
- a CDS encoding PaaI family thioesterase, translated as MGDIDPRVREIIAAEPSLRWFGFIVEEAADGRAVVSTVVRPEHLNDNGMAHGGFVFALADQAFAMAAVTVLGLCATADAQIHYLAPSRVNARLTATALASWHDSRRTVVDVAVVADGDIVATYRGMARTVRRV; from the coding sequence ATGGGCGACATCGATCCCCGCGTACGCGAGATCATCGCGGCCGAACCGTCGCTGCGATGGTTCGGATTCATCGTCGAGGAGGCCGCGGACGGACGGGCGGTCGTGTCGACCGTCGTCCGTCCCGAGCATCTCAACGACAACGGCATGGCCCACGGCGGCTTCGTCTTCGCCCTCGCAGACCAGGCTTTCGCCATGGCCGCCGTCACTGTGCTCGGGTTGTGCGCCACCGCAGACGCGCAGATTCACTATCTCGCTCCATCTCGCGTGAACGCGCGACTGACCGCTACGGCGCTGGCGAGCTGGCACGATAGCAGGCGCACCGTCGTCGATGTCGCCGTCGTGGCCGACGGCGACATCGTTGCGACCTACCGCGGGATGGCTCGCACGGTGCGTCGCGTCTGA